A window from Festucalex cinctus isolate MCC-2025b chromosome 4, RoL_Fcin_1.0, whole genome shotgun sequence encodes these proteins:
- the LOC144017256 gene encoding long-chain fatty acid transport protein 2-like produces the protein MLTYILYTALAGLAIVPLLFYWRNPYFLYDLRYAITVIQIARQLGRFSTKKPFYSILDCFLDKVAKQPNKKFIVFEDSSYTYRQADQESNRVAAALSSLLTPGDTAAVFVGNEPLFVWLWLGLAKLGCTAALLNYNIRSKSLLHCFSCCDAKVLLAAAELREAVEEVLPSLKQQGVRVFILNEGDESEGIECLSDKIRQASDQPLSPQLRADINIKSPALYIYTSGTTGLPKAAVINHERIWMASFLQSCAGVCSDDVIYLYLPLYHSSGFLMGLCGAIEKGITVVLKRKFSASNFWNDCRKYDITVIQYIGEIMRYLCNVPQKDDDKDHKVRIALGNGMRADIWADFLQRFGNVCICEVYGATEGNVGFVNYVGKIGAIGKEHFLHKMGCPYALIRYDTEKEEPVRDSRGFCIEVPRGETGLLVSKIGVRTPFSGYAKNKQQTEKKKLKNVFVKGDIYFNSGDLLRIDHEGFVYFQDRIGDTFRWKGENVATTEIADLLLMMDCIEEVNVYGVKVPGHEGRIGMAALTLKEKMDFDGKAVYQHVKSYLPSYARPRFIRIQNALPVTGTFKQMKVKLAGEGFDPNAIQDRLLFLEDNQGYVPMTQETFNSIAEGRIKL, from the exons ATGCTTACCTATATTCTATACACCGCTTTGGCAGGCTTGGCCATTGTTCCATTACTATTTTACTGGCGAAATCCTTACTTTTTGTACGATCTGCGTTATGCAATTACTGTCATTCAAATCGCCAGACAGCTCGGCAGATTCTCGACGAAGAAACCCTTTTACAGCATCCTCGACTGTTTCCTGGACAAGGTGGCCAAACAGCCGAACAAGAAGTTTATAGTGTTCGAGGACAGCAGCTACACGTACAGACAAGCCGATCAAGAGAGCAACCGCGTGGCAGCAGCGCTGTCGAGCCTGCTGACACCGGGGGACACGGCGGCCGTGTTTGTGGGCAACGAGCCGCTCTTCGTGTGGCTGTGGCTCGGCCTCGCCAAGCTGGGATGTACCGCTGCTCTACTCAACTACAACATCCGCTCCAAATCTCTGCTGCACTGCTTCTCGTGTTGTGACGCCAAAGTTCTGCTCGCTGCGGCTG AACTACGAGAGGCCGTCGAGGAGGTGTTGCCTAGCCTGAAGCAGCAAGGGGTGCGTGTGTTCATCCTCAACGAGGGCGATGAGTCGGAGGGCATCGAGTGTCTCTCTGACAAGATTCGCCAGGCCTCCGACCAACCTCTCTCACCTCAGCTGAGGGCCGACATTAACATCAAGAGCCCTGCCCTCTACATTTACACCTCAGGGACCACAG GGCTTCCCAAGGCAGCGGTCATTAACCATGAAAGGATATGGATGGCAAGTTTTCTTCAGTCATGTGCTGGCGTGTGCTcggatgatgtcatctaccttTACCTGCCTCTCTACCACAGTTCTGGCTTTCTCATGGGACTGTGTGGAGCCATAGAAAAAG GTATCACTGTTGTATTGAAACGTAAATTCTCTGCATCGAACTTCTGGAACGACTGCAGGAAGTATGATATTACGGTTATTCAGTACATTGGCGAAATTATGCGATACCTTTGCAACGTGCCACAG AAAGACGATGACAAAGATCATAAAGTCAGAATAGCTTTGGGAAACGGCATGCGAGCGGATATCTGGGCCGATTTTCTGCAACGGTTTGGGAATGTTTGCATCTGTGAGGTCTACGGAGCCACAGAAGGAAATGTTGGCTTCGTCAACTACGTTGGGAAAATTGGAGCTATTGGCAAAGAGCATTTCCTCCACAAA atGGGGTGCCCCTATGCCCTCATAAGGTACGACACAGAGAAAGAGGAGCCAGTCAGAGACTCCAGAGGATTTTGCATTGAAGTGCCCAGAG GAGAGACAGGTTTGTTGGTGTCCAAGATTGGCGTGAGGACCCCCTTCTCAGGCTACGCCAAGAACAAGCAGCAGACTGAGAAGAAGAAGCTGAAGAACGTGTTTGTGAAGGGAGACATCTACTTTAACAGCGGTGATCTTCTCAGGATAGACCATGAGGGGTTTGTCTACTTTCAAGACCGCATCGGAGACACTTTCAG ATGGAAAGGAGAAAACGTGGCAACCACAGAGATAGCTGATCTTTTGCTCATGATGGACTGCATTGAAGAGGTTAATGTTTACGGTGTGAAGGTGCCAG GACATGAGGGAAGAATTGGAATGGCAGCGCTGACCCTGAAAGAGAAAATGGACTTTGATGGGAAAGCTGTGTATCAGCATGTCAAAAGCTACCTTCCTAGCTATGCAAGACCACGCTTTATTCGCATTCAG AATGCACTGCCAGTGACCGGGACGTTCAAGCAGATGAAAGTGAAGCTGGCTGGGGAAGGCTTCGACCCCAACGCCATCCAGGATCGTTTGCTTTTCCTGGAGGATAATCAAGGCTACGTCCCCATGACTCAGGAGACGTTCAACTCCATTGCAGAGGGAAGAATCAAACTGTGA